A genomic stretch from Primulina huaijiensis isolate GDHJ02 chromosome 14, ASM1229523v2, whole genome shotgun sequence includes:
- the LOC140956880 gene encoding protein NSP-INTERACTING KINASE 3-like, with the protein MEKEKFLFWKLGLMVLAFIGSSYSTLSPTGVNFEVVALIAIKSDLHDPYNVLENWDANSVDPCSWRMITCSPDGYVSALGLPSLSLSGTISPGIGNLTNLQSILLQNNEISGFIPTSIVKLEKLETLDLSNNKLTNEIPEAVGDLKNLNYLRLNNNSLTGPIPGSLSKVEGLTLVDLSYNNLSGSLPKVSARTFKIVGNPLICGQASQYNCSVVYPEPLSFPPDNGKGYSKSGAKHHVAIAFGASFSAAFLIIIVVGLLLWWRYRRNQQIFFDVNDQYDPEVRLGHLRRYTFKELRAATDHFNSKNILGKGGFGIVYKGRLSNGTVVAVKRLKDYNAVGGEIQFQTEVELISLAVHRNLLHLWGFCSTENERLLIYPYMPNGSVASRLKDHVNGRPVLDWSRRKRIALGIARGLVYLHEQCDPKIIHRDVKAANILLDEDFEAVVGDFGLAKLLDHRDSHVTTAVRGTVGHIAPEYLSTGQSSEKTDVFGFGILLLELITGQKAVDFGRGGNQKAVMLDWVKKLHEDGKLNLLVDRELKNEYDRMELEEMVQVSLLSTHFNPSHRPKMSEVLRMLEGDGLAEKWEQSRSMEAPRYEKHSKRYSDFVEESSLVVEAMELSGPR; encoded by the exons ATGGAGAAAGAGAAGTTTCTTTTCTGGAAACTGGGATTAATGGTTTTAGCATTTATTGGGAGTTCTTATTCAACTTTATCTCCAACTGGAGTCAATTTTGAAG TTGTAGCTTTAATCGCCATAAAAAGTGACTTGCATGATCCATATAATGTCCTGGAAAATTGGGATGCTAATTCTGTAGATCCTTGTAGTTGGAGGATGATCACTTGTTCACCAGATGGCTATGTTTCTGCTTT AGGACTGCCGAGCCTGAGCTTGTCCGGAACCATATCACCTGGGATCGGAAACCTCACGAACTTGCAGTCTAT ATTGCTACAGAACAATGAAATTTCTGGTTTCATTCCTACTTCCATTGTGAAGTTAGAAAAGCTTGAGACTCTCGATCTCTCAAACAACAAGCTTACCAATGAAATTCCTGAAGCTGTTGGGGATCTGAAGAACTTAAATTATCT GCGGCTTAACAACAACAGCCTTACTGGTCCGATTCCCGGTTCTCTTTCCAAAGTTGAAGGCCTCACTCTTGT GGACCTTTCTTACAATAATCTTAGTGGCTCCTTGCCTAAAGTTTCCGCTCGAACATTCAA AATTGTTGGAAATCCTTTAATTTGTGGGCAAGCTTCTCAATACAATTGTTCTGTTGTCTACCCAGAGCCACTGTCCTTCCCACCTGATAATGGAAAAG GGTATTCAAAATCTGGAGCAAAACATCACGTCGCCATTGCTTTTGGAGCTAGCTTTAGTGCTGCCTTTCTAATCATAATAGTCGTTGGCTTGCTCCTTTGGTGGCGATACAGGCGCAATCAGCAGATCTTCTTTGATGTTAATG ATCAATACGATCCAGAGGTACGTTTAGGCCATCTGAGAAGGTATACCTTCAAGGAACTCCGAGCTGCCACTGATCATTTCAATTCAAAGAATATATTAGGAAAGGGAGGATTTGGCATTGTTTACAAGGGACGTTTAAGCAACGGGACTGTAGTTGCTGTGAAAAGGTTAAAAGATTACAATGCAGTTGGCGGTGAAATTCAGTTCCAGACAGAAGTAGAGCTGATCAGTCTGGCTGTCCACAGAAATCTTCTCCATCTCTGGGGATTCTGCTCGACTGAAAACGAACGTCTTCTCATTTACCCATATATGCCAAATGGTTCAGTCGCCTCTAGACTGAAAG ATCATGTAAATGGCAGGCCGGTTTTGGACTGGTCCAGAAGGAAAAGAATAGCATTGGGTATAGCTAGGGGGCTAGTGTATCTACATGAGCAATGCGACCCCAAAATTATTCACCGTGACGTCAAAGCTGCCAATATCTTGTTAGATGAGGACTTTGAGGCAGTTGTCGGAGACTTTGGATTGGCGAAGCTTCTGGATCACCGAGATTCCCACGTTACAACAGCAGTTCGAGGCACTGTTGGTCACATTGCTCCGGAATATTTATCAACGGGTCAATCATCAGAAAAAACAGACGTATTTGGGTTCGGTATCTTACTTCTGGAGTTGATTACAGGGCAGAAAGCGGTAGACTTTGGGCGGGGGGGCAACCAAAAGGCCGTGATGCTCGACTGG GTGAAGAAGCTTCATGAAGATGGTAAACTGAATCTTCTGGTGGACAGAGAGTTGAAGAATGAATATGATAGAATGGAGTTAGAAGAGATGGTGCAAGTGTCACTTCTCAGTACACATTTTAATCCGTCTCATCGTCCAAAAATGTCTGAGGTATTGAGGATGTTGGAAGGCGACGGGCTAGCAGAGAAATGGGAGCAATCCCGGAGCATGGAGGCTCCAAGATATGAGAAACATTCGAAAAGATATTCGGATTTCGTAGAAGAATCGTCGCTGGTGGTTGAGGCAATGGAGCTCTCTGGCCCAAGATAA
- the LOC140957903 gene encoding protein trichome birefringence-like 2: protein MVDLKNLTFSYQRRKRVSPFGLGIGLSFVVLSVVLFDISFKTPLFQGLHRFGSRSNSTFLSWPFSFSSTSTFSSTLNDTSIVRDSHHPVALNETLEEMSDPESRNFKNGSFVVGEERGRDGSQSHKNSIVSYLVDSSGKNESINVKENTLQGEDSGENSHVNSVEEHNKNGLKNEASEDKIGYLNSNISSYKECDIFNGRWMRDDKKPYYTPGSCPYVDKDFDCLVNGRPDDMFVKWKWQPYGCDIPTFNATEFLERLRGKKLVFVGDSLNRNMWESLVCLLRHSISDKKRVYEISGRSEFKKKGFYAFRFEDYNCSVDFVSSPFFVKESTFNGKNVSFETLRLDLMDATTAMYRDADVIVFNTGHWWTHEKTSHGENYYQEGTYVYPRLKVMEAYKRALVTWAHWVDSNIDERRTQILFRGFSATHFRGGPWNSGGLCHKEIEPIFEKAHLAKYPAKMKVFERTLEDMKTPVIYLNISRLTYYRKDGHPSIYRPDYQAGQQYTAAVHAQDCSHWCLPGVPDTWNELLYVSLFKSGKGSWRD from the exons ATGGTGGACTTGAAGAACCTCACATTCTCATATCAAAGAAGAAAGAGAGTGTCTCCCTTTGGTCTGGGCATCGGTTTGTCTTTCGTAGTTTTGAGTGTAGTACTATTCGATATCTCCTTTAAGACTCCTCTATTTCAAGGGTTGCATCGTTTCGGTTCCCGCAGCAATAGCACCTTTCTTTCTTGGCCCTTTTCATTTTCAAGCACTTCTACCTTTTCTTCTACTCTCAACGATACTAGTATTGTGCGGGATTCGCACCATCCTGTTGCTTTGAATGAAACCCTCGAAGAAATGAGTGATCCTGAGTCTCGGAATTTTAAAAATGGGAGCTTTGTTGTGGGAGAAGAGAGAGGAAGAGATGGGTCGCAGTCTCATAAAAATTCAATCGTTAGCTATTTGGTGGATTCCTCGGGGAAGAATGAAAGTATCAATGTTAAGGAAAATACTCTCCAGGGGGAAGATTCTGGTGAGAATTCTCATGTTAACTCTGTGGAAGAACACAATAAAAATGGGCTAAAAAATGAAGCCTCGGAAGATAAAATTGGATATCTGAATTCAAATATCAGTTCTTATAAGGAATGTGACATCTTTAATGGTAGATGGATGAGGGATGATAAAAAGCCTTACTATACCCCAGGTTCTTGCCCCTATGTTGATAAGGATTTCGACTGTCTCGTTAACGGTAGGCCAGACGATATGTTTGTGAAATGGAAATGGCAGCCATATGGTTGTGACATCCCCAC CTTTAATGCGACTGAATTTTTGGAGAGACTTAGAGGGAAAAAGTTAGTATTTGTTGGAGATTCACTGAATAGGAACATGTGGGAGTCCCTTGTTTGCCTTCTTCGCCATAGTATCTCGGACAAAAAACGAGTTTATGAGATATCTGGGAGGagtgaattcaagaaaaagggTTTCTATGCATTCAGATTTGAG GATTATAATTGCTCGGTAGACTTTGTCAGTTCTCCTTTTTTTGTGAAGGAATCAACTTTCAATGGCAAAAACGTTTCATTTGAGACACTAAGATTGGATTTGATGGACGCGACTACTGCCATGTATCGTGACGCGGATGTAATAGTATTTAATACCGGACACTGGTGGACCCATGAGAAAACATCCCATGG GGAAAACTATTATCAGGAAGGTACTTATGTGTATCCAAGACTTAAAGTTATGGAAGCGTACAAGCGGGCACTTGTCACTTGGGCTCATTGGGTGGATAGCAATATTGACGAAAGGAGAACTCAAATACTTTTCCGGGGATTCTCAGCCACGCATTTCAG AGGTGGACCATGGAACTCGGGAGGTCTGTGCCATAAAGAAATTGAACCGATCTTCGAGAAAGCTCACTTAGCAAAGTATCCTGCAAAGATGAAAGTTTTCGAGCGTACACTTGAGGATATGAAAACTCCAGTGATTTATTTAAACATAAGCCGTCTCACATATTATAGAAAAGATGGCCATCCGTCCATTTATAGGCCAGATTATCAGGCAGGGCAACAATATACTGCGGCTGTGCACGCACAAGATTGCAGTCATTGGTGCTTGCCTGGAGTACCAGATACATGGAACGAGTTGCTTTACGTGTCTCTCTTCAAAAGTGGAAAAGGATCTTGGAGGGACTGA